A single genomic interval of Mycolicibacterium holsaticum DSM 44478 = JCM 12374 harbors:
- a CDS encoding HdeD family acid-resistance protein: MESPASPNLLQHLWKSTLLSGVLAVILGVLVLAWPGITIVIAAIFFGAYLLVAGIAQVVFAFSLHVSAGGRVLLFISGAAALILAVLCFRNLQESILLLAIWIGVGFIFRGVATAVSAISDPTLPGRGWEIFIGVISVIAGVVLLASPFPSLATLTVVVGIWLVVLGVFEVVSAFGIRSASKNFKNRAAETSAADSEGTEAPVS, from the coding sequence ATGGAAAGCCCAGCATCACCCAACCTGCTGCAGCACCTCTGGAAATCGACGCTGCTGTCCGGCGTGCTTGCCGTCATTCTCGGTGTCCTGGTCCTCGCCTGGCCGGGCATCACGATCGTCATCGCGGCGATCTTCTTCGGCGCATACCTTTTGGTCGCCGGCATCGCACAAGTGGTCTTCGCGTTCAGCCTGCACGTCTCGGCCGGAGGGCGGGTGCTGCTGTTCATCAGCGGTGCCGCCGCGCTGATCCTGGCCGTGCTGTGCTTCCGCAACCTGCAGGAGTCGATCCTGCTGCTGGCCATCTGGATCGGCGTCGGGTTCATCTTCCGGGGCGTGGCCACCGCGGTATCGGCGATCAGCGACCCGACCCTGCCCGGCCGCGGTTGGGAGATCTTCATCGGGGTGATCAGCGTGATCGCCGGCGTCGTCCTGCTGGCCTCGCCGTTCCCGTCGCTGGCGACGCTGACCGTGGTGGTCGGCATCTGGCTGGTTGTTCTGGGAGTGTTCGAAGTGGTCTCCGCGTTCGGCATCCGCAGCGCGTCCAAGAACTTCAAGAACCGAGCCGCCGAGACCTCGGCGGCCGACAGCGAAGGGACTGAAGCGCCGGTGAGCTAA
- a CDS encoding amino acid ABC transporter permease gives MTKVDTPSTDSPAAIDAVPLRHPWRWFAAVVIVFLVALFLYGAATNEAYRWSTYWEYLFNERVLKVGVVNTLQLTIYSMVLAIVLGVVLAMMRLSPNPVLKSVSWVYLWIFRGTPVYVQLVFWGLLPTIYQNLRLGVPFGPALFELDLQSLSIPFLLAILGLALNEAAYMAEIIRAGISSVPEGQAEASTALGMSWGMTMRRTVLPQAMRVIIPPTGNEVISMLKTTSLVTAVPFTLDLYGITSREIAARTFEPVPLLLVAATWYLVITSVLMVGQYYLERHFSRGASRKLTTKQLEALAKAQRAGEAHP, from the coding sequence ATGACGAAGGTCGACACGCCGTCCACCGACAGTCCGGCCGCCATCGACGCGGTCCCGCTGCGTCATCCGTGGCGGTGGTTCGCGGCGGTCGTCATCGTCTTTCTCGTCGCGCTGTTCCTCTACGGTGCGGCCACCAACGAGGCCTACCGGTGGTCGACGTATTGGGAGTACCTGTTCAACGAGCGGGTCCTCAAGGTCGGTGTGGTCAACACGCTGCAGTTGACCATCTACTCGATGGTGCTGGCCATCGTGCTCGGCGTGGTGCTCGCGATGATGCGGTTGTCGCCCAACCCGGTGCTGAAATCGGTGTCCTGGGTGTACTTGTGGATCTTCCGGGGCACCCCGGTGTACGTGCAGTTGGTGTTCTGGGGGCTGCTTCCGACGATCTACCAGAACCTGCGTCTCGGAGTGCCGTTCGGCCCGGCGCTGTTCGAGCTAGACCTGCAGAGCCTGTCGATCCCGTTCCTGTTGGCCATCCTCGGGCTGGCGCTCAACGAGGCGGCCTACATGGCTGAGATCATCCGCGCCGGAATCAGTTCCGTGCCCGAAGGTCAGGCAGAGGCTTCGACGGCGCTGGGCATGTCGTGGGGAATGACGATGCGTCGGACGGTGCTGCCGCAGGCGATGCGGGTGATCATCCCGCCGACCGGTAACGAGGTCATCAGCATGCTGAAGACCACCTCGCTGGTCACCGCGGTGCCGTTCACTTTGGACCTGTACGGGATCACCTCCCGCGAGATCGCCGCGCGCACTTTCGAACCCGTCCCGCTGCTGCTGGTGGCGGCGACCTGGTACCTGGTCATCACCAGCGTCCTGATGGTCGGCCAGTACTACCTCGAACGCCATTTCTCCCGGGGCGCGTCGCGAAAGCTGACGACGAAACAACTGGAGGCACTGGCCAAGGCGCAGAGGGCCGGGGAGGCGCACCCATGA
- a CDS encoding SRPBCC family protein, with product MTVRRDIRASRQAVWDVMADGWTYSQWVVGNSRMRAVDPDWPAPGAKICHSVGVWPMLLDDVTVVEHCEPLEELVLHAKGRPFGGARITLRLSDTPDGCRVEMTECPVSGPASVLPDRLSDLAVWPRNRETLWRLSALAERLKPTEV from the coding sequence GTGACCGTGAGACGAGACATTCGCGCATCGCGCCAGGCGGTGTGGGACGTGATGGCCGATGGATGGACCTACTCGCAGTGGGTGGTCGGCAACAGCCGGATGCGCGCGGTGGATCCCGACTGGCCGGCCCCCGGCGCCAAGATCTGTCACTCCGTCGGGGTGTGGCCGATGCTGCTCGACGACGTGACCGTCGTCGAGCACTGCGAGCCGTTGGAGGAATTGGTGCTGCACGCGAAGGGCCGCCCCTTCGGTGGTGCGCGGATCACGTTGCGGCTCAGCGATACTCCCGACGGCTGTCGGGTGGAGATGACGGAGTGTCCGGTCAGCGGACCGGCCTCCGTGCTGCCGGACCGGCTGTCCGACCTCGCGGTCTGGCCGCGCAACCGTGAGACGTTGTGGCGGCTGAGCGCGCTGGCCGAACGGCTCAAGCCGACTGAGGTGTAG
- a CDS encoding ABC transporter substrate-binding protein, translating into MLGACRDRRGRLWRIAAAFAATGALALSGCASNTATDETTTATTAAPAQKVDEIANTVPEAIKASGELVVGVNIPYPPNEFKDPSGKIVGFDVDLMNAIAATLGLTPDYRESDFAKIIPSIQGGTYNVGMSSFTDTKEREQSVDFVTYFNAGILWAQRPGEPVDPNNACGKKVAVQATTTEEVEELPAKSKACTDAGKPPIEIVSFDGQDAATNAVILGQVDAMSADSPVTSYAIKQSNGKLEEAGKIFDSAPYGWPVQKGSPLAQSLQMALEHLIETGTYEEIAKNWGVENGMIDKPVINGAIN; encoded by the coding sequence GTGTTAGGTGCGTGTCGAGACCGTCGAGGGAGACTGTGGCGCATCGCCGCAGCGTTTGCTGCGACCGGTGCGCTCGCGCTGTCGGGTTGCGCAAGCAACACCGCCACCGACGAAACCACCACCGCGACCACTGCGGCGCCCGCGCAGAAGGTCGACGAGATCGCCAACACCGTGCCCGAGGCCATCAAAGCCTCGGGTGAGCTGGTCGTCGGCGTCAACATTCCCTACCCGCCCAACGAGTTCAAGGATCCCAGCGGCAAGATCGTCGGGTTCGACGTCGACCTGATGAACGCGATCGCGGCCACGCTCGGCCTCACGCCGGACTACCGGGAGTCCGATTTCGCGAAGATCATCCCGTCGATTCAGGGCGGCACATACAACGTCGGCATGTCGTCGTTCACCGACACCAAAGAACGTGAGCAGTCCGTGGACTTCGTCACCTACTTCAACGCCGGCATCCTGTGGGCACAGCGCCCAGGCGAGCCGGTCGATCCGAACAACGCCTGCGGCAAGAAGGTGGCGGTACAGGCCACCACCACCGAGGAAGTCGAGGAGCTGCCGGCCAAGAGCAAGGCATGCACCGACGCCGGTAAGCCGCCGATCGAGATCGTCTCGTTCGACGGGCAGGATGCGGCCACCAACGCGGTGATCCTCGGTCAGGTCGATGCGATGTCGGCGGATTCTCCGGTCACGTCCTACGCGATCAAGCAGAGCAACGGAAAGCTCGAGGAGGCCGGCAAGATCTTCGACTCGGCGCCCTACGGCTGGCCGGTGCAAAAGGGTTCACCGTTGGCCCAGTCCCTGCAGATGGCCTTGGAGCACCTGATCGAGACCGGGACCTATGAGGAGATCGCCAAGAACTGGGGCGTCGAGAACGGGATGATCGACAAGCCGGTCATCAACGGCGCGATCAACTAG
- a CDS encoding amino acid ABC transporter ATP-binding protein, producing MTPMVKAEQVCKNFGALEVLKGITLEVGKGEVLCMVGPSGSGKSTFLRCINHLEQVNAGRLYVDGDLIGYRERGQKLHEMSPREAAKQRRDIGMVFQHFNLFPHRTALENVVEAPIHVKRIKKAEALARGHDLLDQVGLSAKADAYPAQLSGGQQQRVAIARALAMNPKLMLFDEPTSALDPELVGEVLAVMKKLAAEGMTMVVVTHEMGFAREVANQLVFMDAGVVVESGPPREVLANPQHGRTKAFLSKVL from the coding sequence ATGACGCCGATGGTCAAGGCCGAGCAGGTCTGCAAGAACTTCGGTGCCCTTGAGGTGCTCAAGGGCATCACGTTGGAGGTCGGCAAGGGCGAAGTGCTCTGCATGGTGGGCCCGTCGGGTTCGGGCAAGTCGACGTTCCTGCGGTGCATCAACCATCTCGAGCAGGTGAACGCGGGCCGGCTCTACGTGGACGGGGACCTGATCGGTTACCGCGAGCGTGGCCAGAAGCTCCATGAGATGTCCCCGCGAGAGGCCGCGAAGCAACGGCGCGACATCGGAATGGTGTTCCAGCACTTCAACCTGTTCCCGCACCGCACCGCGCTGGAGAACGTCGTGGAGGCGCCGATCCACGTCAAACGCATCAAGAAGGCCGAGGCGCTCGCGCGGGGACATGATCTGCTCGATCAGGTCGGCCTGTCGGCCAAGGCCGACGCGTATCCCGCGCAGCTCTCCGGTGGCCAGCAACAACGGGTCGCGATCGCCAGGGCGCTGGCGATGAACCCCAAGCTGATGCTGTTCGACGAGCCGACCTCCGCGCTTGACCCCGAGCTGGTGGGCGAGGTGCTGGCGGTGATGAAAAAGCTTGCCGCCGAAGGGATGACGATGGTGGTGGTGACCCACGAGATGGGCTTCGCGCGCGAGGTCGCCAACCAGCTGGTGTTCATGGACGCCGGCGTCGTCGTGGAGAGCGGGCCACCCCGTGAGGTGCTCGCCAACCCACAACACGGACGCACGAAGGCCTTTCTTTCCAAGGTGCTCTGA
- the cydB gene encoding cytochrome d ubiquinol oxidase subunit II: MWLQEMWFVVMAVLFLGFFVLEGFDFGVGMLMAPLGQAAKGDREQHRRAVLNTIGPVWDGNEVWLITAGGAMFAAFPDWYATLFSGFYLPLLAILFSMILRVVAIEWRGKVDDPAWQRAADAGIAIGSWVPAILWGVVFAALIGGLPVDADKQLHLSFGDLFNAYTLLGGLATCGLFLFHGAAFIALKTHGALRDDALRFATGLALPVTAAVGGFGLWTQLAHGKNWTWIVLGVAVVALLAAISRVLSRTGDGWAFAYTTIVVAAVVVLLFGALYPNVMPSNLNPDWSLTIYNASSSPYTLTIMSWAALAFVPLILVYQGWTYWVFRKRISAEQIPASVGLPRRST; this comes from the coding sequence ATGTGGCTGCAGGAAATGTGGTTTGTCGTGATGGCCGTGCTGTTTCTCGGCTTCTTCGTTCTCGAGGGCTTCGACTTCGGCGTCGGCATGTTGATGGCCCCACTCGGGCAGGCCGCCAAGGGTGACCGCGAGCAACATCGGCGCGCGGTGCTCAACACCATCGGCCCGGTCTGGGACGGCAACGAGGTGTGGCTGATCACCGCGGGCGGTGCGATGTTCGCGGCGTTCCCGGACTGGTACGCGACGTTGTTCTCCGGGTTCTATCTGCCGCTGTTGGCGATCCTCTTCTCGATGATTCTGCGGGTGGTCGCGATCGAATGGCGTGGCAAGGTCGACGATCCGGCCTGGCAGCGGGCGGCCGACGCCGGCATCGCGATCGGTTCGTGGGTGCCGGCGATCCTGTGGGGTGTGGTGTTCGCCGCGCTGATCGGGGGGCTGCCCGTCGATGCCGACAAACAACTGCACCTTTCGTTCGGTGACTTGTTCAACGCATACACGCTGCTCGGCGGGCTGGCCACCTGTGGTCTGTTCCTCTTTCACGGGGCGGCGTTCATCGCGCTGAAAACCCATGGCGCACTGCGCGACGACGCGCTGCGGTTCGCGACCGGGCTGGCGCTTCCCGTGACGGCCGCGGTCGGCGGCTTCGGGTTGTGGACCCAGCTCGCGCACGGCAAGAACTGGACCTGGATCGTGCTCGGCGTCGCGGTGGTGGCACTGCTGGCGGCGATCTCCCGGGTGCTCAGCCGCACCGGTGACGGCTGGGCCTTCGCCTACACCACGATCGTCGTTGCCGCCGTGGTGGTTCTGTTGTTCGGCGCCCTGTATCCGAACGTGATGCCGTCGAACCTGAACCCGGACTGGAGCCTGACGATCTACAACGCGTCGTCGAGCCCGTACACGCTGACGATCATGTCCTGGGCAGCGCTGGCGTTCGTTCCGCTGATCCTGGTCTACCAGGGCTGGACGTATTGGGTGTTCCGCAAACGGATTTCTGCCGAGCAGATCCCCGCTTCGGTCGGTCTGCCGAGGCGCTCGACGTGA
- a CDS encoding cytochrome ubiquinol oxidase subunit I, which translates to MDALDVSRWQFGITTVYHFIFVPLTIGLAPLIAVMQTAWVVTDNPVWYRLTRFFGKLFLINFALGVATGIVQEFQFGMNWSEYSRFVGDVFGAPLAMEGLAAFFFESTFIGLWIFGWSRLPRLVHLACIWVVAIAVNMSAFFIIAANSWMQHPVGAVVNPDTGRAELTSIVALFTNNTAIAAFSHAVFGSFLTAGTFVAAVCAWWMVRAHRQGPETDAHTLYRPAAVLGCLVVLASTVGLVATGDIQGKLMFEQQPMKMASAESLCHSETDPHFSILTVGTHNNCDSVVHLIKVPYVLPFLAEGTFSGVHLEGVKDLQEQYQEKFGPGDYRPNLFVTYWSFRAMIGLLAVPVLFSLAVLWFTRGGRIPKSPWLSRFALVTLPTPFLANSAGWIFTEMGRQPWVVVPNPTGDQMIRLTVAEGVSGHDAGMVVLSLVTFTLVYAVLAVIWFWLIRRYVVEGPQEHDSEPVPPQPPGDDDMAPLSFAY; encoded by the coding sequence ATGGACGCGCTCGATGTGTCGCGGTGGCAGTTCGGCATCACAACCGTCTACCACTTCATCTTTGTTCCGCTGACCATCGGGCTGGCGCCGCTGATCGCCGTCATGCAGACCGCATGGGTGGTCACCGACAACCCGGTGTGGTATCGGCTGACCCGGTTCTTCGGCAAGCTTTTCCTGATCAACTTCGCGCTCGGGGTGGCGACCGGGATCGTCCAGGAGTTCCAGTTCGGGATGAACTGGAGTGAGTACTCCCGCTTCGTCGGCGACGTGTTCGGCGCGCCGCTGGCGATGGAGGGCCTCGCCGCGTTCTTCTTCGAGTCGACGTTCATCGGCCTGTGGATCTTCGGGTGGAGCCGGTTGCCCCGGCTGGTGCACCTGGCCTGCATCTGGGTCGTGGCGATCGCGGTGAACATGTCGGCGTTCTTCATCATCGCCGCCAACTCCTGGATGCAGCACCCCGTCGGGGCGGTCGTCAACCCCGACACCGGCCGCGCGGAGCTGACCAGCATCGTGGCGCTGTTCACCAACAACACCGCGATCGCCGCGTTCTCGCACGCGGTGTTCGGGTCGTTCCTCACCGCGGGCACCTTCGTGGCGGCCGTCTGCGCCTGGTGGATGGTCCGGGCGCACCGGCAGGGACCGGAGACCGACGCCCACACCCTGTATCGGCCTGCCGCCGTACTCGGCTGCCTTGTGGTGCTGGCGTCCACCGTCGGCCTGGTGGCCACCGGCGACATCCAGGGCAAGCTCATGTTCGAGCAGCAGCCGATGAAGATGGCCTCCGCGGAATCGCTGTGCCACAGCGAAACCGACCCGCATTTCTCGATCCTCACGGTCGGCACGCACAACAACTGCGACAGCGTCGTGCACCTGATCAAGGTGCCCTACGTGCTGCCGTTCCTGGCCGAGGGCACCTTCAGCGGGGTGCACCTCGAAGGCGTCAAGGACCTGCAGGAGCAGTATCAGGAGAAGTTCGGACCCGGCGACTATCGACCCAACCTGTTCGTGACGTACTGGTCGTTCCGCGCGATGATCGGGTTGCTCGCGGTCCCCGTGCTGTTCTCGTTGGCGGTGCTGTGGTTCACCCGCGGCGGCCGGATCCCGAAGTCGCCGTGGCTGAGCCGGTTCGCGCTGGTGACGTTGCCGACCCCGTTCCTGGCCAACAGCGCGGGCTGGATATTCACCGAGATGGGCCGCCAGCCCTGGGTGGTGGTGCCCAACCCGACCGGTGACCAGATGATCCGGTTGACCGTGGCCGAAGGCGTCTCCGGACACGACGCCGGCATGGTCGTGCTGTCGTTGGTGACCTTCACGCTGGTGTACGCGGTGCTGGCGGTCATCTGGTTCTGGCTGATCCGGCGCTATGTCGTCGAGGGACCCCAGGAACACGACTCCGAACCGGTGCCACCGCAACCACCCGGCGACGACGACATGGCGCCGCTGTCGTTCGCGTACTGA
- a CDS encoding Dps family protein, which translates to MTNTRRTEEEVQEFVASAELSANLQRVLVDLIELHLQGKQAHWNVVGTNFRDLHLQLDELVDLAREGSDVIAERMRSLWAVPDGRTDTVAATTTLPQFPAFEQSATEVVDLIATRTYAAVDTMRKVHDAVDAEDPSTADILHGLIDGLEKQAWLIKSENRKI; encoded by the coding sequence ATGACAAACACACGTAGAACCGAAGAAGAAGTCCAGGAATTCGTCGCCTCCGCCGAGTTGAGCGCCAACCTGCAGCGCGTCCTCGTCGACCTGATCGAACTGCACCTGCAGGGCAAGCAGGCGCACTGGAACGTCGTCGGGACCAACTTCCGCGACCTTCACCTGCAACTCGACGAACTCGTCGACCTGGCCCGGGAGGGCAGTGACGTGATCGCCGAGCGGATGCGCTCACTGTGGGCCGTTCCGGACGGTCGCACCGACACCGTCGCGGCCACTACGACGCTTCCGCAGTTCCCGGCCTTCGAGCAGAGCGCGACCGAGGTCGTTGACCTGATCGCGACACGCACATACGCCGCCGTCGACACCATGCGCAAGGTGCACGACGCCGTCGACGCCGAGGACCCCAGCACCGCCGACATCCTGCACGGGCTGATCGACGGTCTGGAGAAGCAGGCGTGGCTGATCAAGTCGGAGAACCGCAAGATCTAG
- a CDS encoding DUF732 domain-containing protein: MLKRTAIASMAALLVASGAAMAVAPAHAGEKDDQFIEYLDQKGVPYSSKTEAIRVAKDFCLARTRQNAPKWRAAYHLAHEQGWTETEAAHFAEAAIPTYCPRVWK; this comes from the coding sequence ATGTTGAAACGTACAGCGATCGCGTCGATGGCTGCCTTGCTCGTTGCGTCGGGCGCGGCAATGGCCGTCGCGCCTGCCCACGCAGGTGAAAAGGACGACCAATTCATCGAATACCTCGACCAGAAAGGCGTGCCGTATTCCAGCAAGACCGAGGCGATCCGGGTGGCCAAGGACTTCTGCCTGGCGCGCACGCGGCAGAACGCACCCAAGTGGCGCGCCGCCTACCACCTCGCTCATGAGCAGGGTTGGACAGAAACCGAAGCCGCGCACTTCGCCGAGGCCGCGATCCCCACGTACTGCCCCAGAGTTTGGAAATAA
- a CDS encoding DUF2339 domain-containing protein, which produces MTEPQHAVIARLSADFAAISQYMARVSSDLTQLDRVLSERTPAAAPPAPTPMYWAQYPQPQYAQPQPTPPAQAPAPAPAAPAPRQPRDDGWIGKVLAVAGVAVTLIGVVLLLVLAAQAGILRPEIRVAAGAALAAGLVGTAGRLWTRPGGRIGAIALAATGIAAAYMDVIAVTTIYAWVSAPVGLVLAAVIGAAGLTLARRWDSEQLGLLVLIPLLVLAPIVVGDVNLLLVAFMLALAAASLPVQLGKDWIWLHAARTAAGTVPLLVALLGVSFADGRDMALAGACGIAAVLAVVGALILSPWTANRTAMALLTAAGVLPVLCVGLATGRLVAALMAATLAAALLAIVFLGRRLPAVQGAARQVWAVLSQVAALIAVLVAFEGRIAGPVLLAMAVVVAVAGRSDATARYAAVGFAVVGGGFFLSYAPPGSLIEATAITPATGISTLIASLLLIACAVAIVWSFPSRDSAAWAGAAIVVGYALTAFTVTAGVLIGGEGGGFFGGHMAATICWIALAAALFGYAARVPRADRSLPIGGGLALVAAAMAKLFLFDLGTLDGIFRVVVFIVVGLVLLGMGAGYARLLEHQDQQKEQPV; this is translated from the coding sequence ATGACCGAACCGCAGCATGCCGTCATCGCCCGCCTGTCGGCCGACTTCGCCGCGATCTCGCAATACATGGCAAGGGTCTCGTCAGACCTGACCCAGCTGGACCGGGTGCTGTCCGAGCGGACACCGGCTGCGGCACCGCCCGCCCCGACCCCGATGTACTGGGCGCAGTATCCGCAACCGCAATATGCCCAGCCGCAACCCACGCCGCCGGCCCAGGCGCCCGCGCCGGCGCCCGCGGCACCGGCGCCGAGGCAGCCGCGCGACGACGGCTGGATCGGCAAGGTGCTCGCCGTCGCGGGTGTCGCGGTCACGTTGATCGGCGTCGTGCTGCTGCTGGTGCTCGCGGCACAGGCCGGCATCCTGCGACCGGAAATCCGCGTCGCGGCCGGCGCCGCGCTGGCCGCCGGGCTGGTTGGCACCGCAGGCCGGCTGTGGACCCGGCCCGGTGGCCGCATCGGCGCCATCGCTTTGGCGGCCACCGGCATCGCGGCGGCCTACATGGACGTCATCGCCGTCACCACGATCTATGCCTGGGTGTCCGCGCCCGTCGGGCTCGTTCTCGCCGCAGTGATCGGCGCGGCCGGGCTGACCCTGGCCCGGCGCTGGGATTCCGAGCAGCTGGGACTGCTGGTGCTGATCCCGCTGCTGGTGCTGGCGCCGATCGTGGTCGGCGACGTCAACCTGCTGCTGGTGGCTTTCATGCTCGCGCTGGCCGCCGCCTCGCTGCCGGTGCAGCTGGGTAAGGACTGGATCTGGCTGCACGCCGCGCGAACCGCCGCCGGAACCGTCCCACTGCTGGTCGCGCTGCTCGGCGTGAGCTTCGCCGACGGCCGCGACATGGCACTGGCCGGCGCGTGCGGGATCGCCGCGGTGTTGGCGGTCGTCGGCGCGCTGATCCTGTCGCCGTGGACCGCGAACCGGACCGCGATGGCGCTGCTGACCGCCGCCGGTGTGCTGCCGGTGCTGTGCGTGGGCCTGGCCACCGGCCGATTGGTGGCCGCGTTGATGGCGGCGACCTTGGCCGCGGCGCTGCTTGCGATCGTGTTCCTGGGTCGGCGGCTGCCTGCGGTCCAGGGCGCGGCCCGGCAGGTATGGGCGGTGTTATCGCAGGTCGCCGCGCTGATCGCCGTGCTGGTGGCGTTCGAAGGCCGCATCGCCGGTCCGGTGCTGCTGGCGATGGCGGTGGTGGTCGCTGTCGCCGGTCGCTCCGATGCGACCGCGAGGTACGCCGCGGTCGGCTTCGCCGTCGTCGGCGGCGGATTTTTCTTGAGCTACGCCCCGCCGGGTTCGCTGATCGAAGCTACCGCGATAACGCCGGCCACGGGGATTTCGACGCTGATCGCCAGCCTCTTGCTGATCGCCTGCGCCGTGGCGATCGTGTGGTCGTTCCCCAGCCGCGATTCCGCGGCGTGGGCGGGGGCCGCGATCGTGGTCGGCTATGCGCTCACGGCCTTCACCGTCACGGCCGGTGTGCTGATCGGCGGTGAGGGCGGCGGGTTCTTCGGCGGCCACATGGCCGCGACCATCTGCTGGATTGCGCTGGCCGCGGCGCTGTTCGGCTACGCGGCGCGGGTGCCGCGGGCGGACCGGTCGCTGCCGATCGGTGGGGGACTGGCGCTGGTCGCGGCCGCGATGGCCAAGCTCTTCCTGTTCGACCTCGGCACCCTGGACGGAATCTTCCGGGTGGTCGTCTTCATCGTCGTCGGGCTGGTGCTACTCGGTATGGGCGCCGGCTATGCGCGGCTGCTCGAGCACCAGGACCAGCAGAAAGAGCAGCCGGTGTGA
- a CDS encoding response regulator, whose translation MGTDGTPTVMVVDDHPIWRDAVARDLAEHGFTVVATAEGVAAARRRAAAVQPDVVVMDMRLADGDGATATAEVLAVSPSSRILVLSASDERDDVLEAVKAGATGYLVKSASKQELGDAVRATAEGRAVFTPGLAGLVLGEYRRIAQNPAQDPQAPSLTERETEILRHVAKGLTAKQIAARLSLSHRTVENHVQATFRKLQVANRVELARYAIEHGLDEEPE comes from the coding sequence ATGGGAACTGACGGTACCCCGACGGTGATGGTGGTCGACGACCATCCGATCTGGCGGGATGCGGTGGCTCGCGACCTCGCCGAGCACGGGTTCACCGTCGTCGCGACCGCAGAAGGGGTGGCCGCGGCGCGGCGTCGGGCGGCGGCGGTGCAACCCGACGTGGTCGTGATGGACATGCGGTTGGCGGACGGCGACGGCGCGACCGCCACCGCCGAGGTGCTCGCCGTGTCCCCGTCGTCACGGATCCTGGTGCTGTCGGCTTCCGACGAGCGCGACGACGTGCTGGAGGCGGTGAAGGCCGGGGCGACCGGCTATCTGGTCAAGAGCGCGTCCAAACAGGAACTCGGCGACGCGGTGCGCGCGACGGCCGAGGGGCGCGCGGTGTTCACCCCCGGGCTGGCCGGGCTGGTGCTGGGGGAGTACCGCCGCATCGCGCAGAACCCGGCACAGGACCCGCAGGCGCCGAGCCTTACCGAACGGGAGACCGAGATCCTGCGTCATGTCGCGAAGGGGTTGACCGCCAAGCAGATCGCCGCGCGCCTTTCGCTCAGCCACCGCACCGTCGAGAACCACGTCCAGGCCACGTTCCGCAAGCTTCAGGTCGCCAACCGGGTTGAACTGGCCCGGTATGCGATCGAACACGGCTTGGACGAGGAACCCGAGTAG
- the macS gene encoding MacS family sensor histidine kinase: protein MPETGPDPATPLWRAAQVFRLLSCIYALGFQIAVNPALDRPVIGWLLFGVLIAWSAACALAYLNGFGRRPSWVLAEIVVVLALILSTELIASSQWALDNQSWPTTLWATNATISAAILLGPIAGMLTGVAVMIASTAVKGVVNYDLGRNATIVIELAVGLAVGMAAQTARRAHAELEKAARLAAAQQERERLSREVHDGAIQVLALVSRRGREIGGETVELAELAGQQERALRRLVSSASGAPRVGQLIDVGALLRARASDRVSVSLPADPVLLDEHTATELCAAAANALDNVAAHAGPDARAFVLLEDLGDAVTVSVRDDGGGIPDGRLVEAVHEGRIGIAKSIVGRMNWLGGSAKLTTGPESGTEWELTVPRR, encoded by the coding sequence ATGCCGGAAACCGGACCCGATCCGGCCACGCCGCTGTGGCGCGCGGCGCAGGTGTTCCGGCTGCTGAGTTGCATTTACGCACTGGGGTTTCAGATCGCGGTCAACCCAGCTCTGGACCGGCCGGTGATCGGTTGGCTGCTGTTCGGCGTGCTGATCGCGTGGAGCGCGGCGTGCGCGCTCGCCTATCTGAACGGGTTCGGCCGCCGTCCGTCGTGGGTGTTGGCCGAAATTGTCGTGGTGCTGGCGTTGATTTTGTCCACCGAGCTGATCGCATCGTCGCAATGGGCGCTGGACAACCAGTCCTGGCCGACGACGCTGTGGGCCACCAACGCCACGATCTCGGCGGCGATCCTGTTGGGCCCGATCGCCGGAATGCTGACCGGGGTCGCCGTGATGATCGCCAGCACGGCGGTCAAGGGCGTGGTGAACTACGATCTGGGCCGCAACGCGACCATCGTCATCGAGCTCGCTGTCGGCCTCGCGGTCGGGATGGCTGCCCAGACCGCGCGCCGCGCGCACGCCGAGCTGGAAAAGGCGGCCCGGCTGGCCGCCGCGCAGCAGGAGCGGGAGCGGCTGTCGCGCGAAGTGCACGACGGCGCGATCCAGGTGCTCGCGTTGGTGTCCCGGCGCGGCCGCGAAATCGGCGGGGAGACCGTGGAGTTGGCCGAGCTGGCCGGCCAGCAGGAGCGCGCGTTGCGGCGCTTGGTGAGCTCGGCCAGCGGCGCACCGCGCGTCGGGCAGCTCATCGATGTCGGCGCGCTGCTGCGGGCGCGAGCCTCGGACCGGGTGTCGGTGAGCCTGCCCGCCGACCCGGTGTTGCTTGACGAGCACACGGCGACCGAACTGTGCGCCGCGGCGGCCAACGCGCTCGACAACGTCGCCGCCCACGCCGGGCCGGATGCGCGCGCCTTCGTGCTGCTGGAGGACCTGGGTGACGCGGTCACCGTGAGCGTCCGCGACGACGGCGGCGGAATCCCCGACGGCAGGCTGGTCGAGGCCGTGCACGAGGGACGCATCGGCATCGCCAAATCGATTGTCGGACGGATGAATTGGCTGGGCGGCAGCGCGAAGCTCACCACCGGGCCGGAAAGCGGGACGGAATGGGAACTGACGGTACCCCGACGGTGA